DNA sequence from the Cupriavidus sp. WKF15 genome:
TGTCTATGTCGAGGCTTCGCGCCGCGACCGCCGCATGCAAGACTTCATCCGCCTGGCGGAAGGCCTGGGCGTGCGCTTGCACCCCGTGGACGCCGAGCGCCTGCGCGGCATGGCCGGCACCGATCGTCACCAGGGCGTGGTGGCGCGCGCCGAAGACGTGGCGCTGGCACTGAACCTCGACGAACTGCTCGATGGCATTGAAGGCACACCGTTGCTGCTGGTGCTCGACGGCGTCACCGATCCTCATAACCTGGGCGCCTGCCTGCGCGTGGCGGACGGCGCCGGTGCGCATGCCGTCATTGCGCCCAAGGACCGCAGCGTCGGATTGAACACCACGGTGGCCAAGGTGGCCAGCGGCGCGGCCGAGACCGTGCCCTATATCACCGTGACCAACCTTGCCCGCACCCTGCGCGAGCTGCAGGAGCGCGGCATCTGGGTGGTCGGCACCGCCGACGGCACCGACAAGACGCTCTACGACGTCGACCTGAAAGGGCCGATGGCCATCGTGATGGGTGCCGAAGGCGAGGGCATGCGCCGCCTCACGCGCGAGACCTGCGACGAACTGGTCGGCATCCCGATGCTTGGCGGCGTCGAGAGCCTCAATGTGTCGGTGGCCAGCGGTGTCTGTCTGTACGAGGCCGTCCGACAGCGGCGCGTGAAGTAAGCTTCTGCAAAAACCAGCGCGCCGCGATAACGCGGCGCGCGCCATTTGTCAGGCGGCGTCGATTCGGCCGCCTGCCGCTATTCTGCAAACAAGTCCGGGCCAAACACCTCATAGTGGATACGCGCCTCGCGGACGCCGAGATCCTTCAGTGCGTCATGTTGGATGCGCATGAACGGAATCGGCCCGCAGATGTAGTAATCGGCATCCGGCAGCAGGACTGTGTCCTGGTCTCCTTTGGTGGGCACGCGTTTGTGGCGGCCGGACTCGTCGCTTGGCTTGCAGTCCAGTCTAGGAGAGATGATCCGCGCGCGCGGTAGCGGGCTAAAATTGCGGCAGCGTGGCTTCTCGCCGCGCCAGGCGCTCCCATGCGCGGGGCCGCCGCCGTGTTGCCCCCCATGTTTGAATTCTTGATCGAGATTGCCATGCCAGTGCCCTGCAGTTGCCCCGCAAGCCCAGCCGTGTGGTGGGCGGAACCGTTGGTCAAGCGGCGCGCAGCGTTGACGGCATGAGCAGGGATCCCCTGACCCCTACGTCGTCTCCCTGGCCCGGCCTTGAAAAAGCCAGGGACCTCATTGCGCAGGCGCGCAGCGTTTTTGTGCTGACTGGCGCCGGCATTTCCGCCGAATCCGGGGTGCCCACGTTCCGCGATGCATTGACCGGGCTCTGGGCGCGATTCGACCCCGAGGAGCTGGCGAGCGAGGATGCCTACCGCCGCCAGCCGGCGCTCGTATGGGAGTGGTACCAGCACCGGCGCGAACTGGTCGCGGCTGCACGGCCCAATCCGGCGCACTATGCGCTGGTTGCTCTGGCGGCGCAGAAGCCGGTGACACTGGTCACGCAAAACGTGGACGGACTGCACCAGCGCGCCGGCAGCGTGCATGTGATCGAACTGCACGGAAACCTGTTTGCCAACAAATGGCTTAACGGGTGCGGGCGCTGCGACGAGGCCACCGCCATTCCCGGCGATCCGCCGCGTTGCAGCCTGTGCGGCGCGCTGATGCGGCCCGGCGTGGTTTGGTTCGGGGAAGACCTGCCGCGCGTGGCGCGCTTCCGCGCCGAGCATGCCGCCGAGACAGCCGACCTGTGC
Encoded proteins:
- the rlmB gene encoding 23S rRNA (guanosine(2251)-2'-O)-methyltransferase RlmB, which gives rise to MAKQKLLIGFHAVTARLRQDAKGVTDVYVEASRRDRRMQDFIRLAEGLGVRLHPVDAERLRGMAGTDRHQGVVARAEDVALALNLDELLDGIEGTPLLLVLDGVTDPHNLGACLRVADGAGAHAVIAPKDRSVGLNTTVAKVASGAAETVPYITVTNLARTLRELQERGIWVVGTADGTDKTLYDVDLKGPMAIVMGAEGEGMRRLTRETCDELVGIPMLGGVESLNVSVASGVCLYEAVRQRRVK
- a CDS encoding NAD-dependent deacylase gives rise to the protein MSRDPLTPTSSPWPGLEKARDLIAQARSVFVLTGAGISAESGVPTFRDALTGLWARFDPEELASEDAYRRQPALVWEWYQHRRELVAAARPNPAHYALVALAAQKPVTLVTQNVDGLHQRAGSVHVIELHGNLFANKWLNGCGRCDEATAIPGDPPRCSLCGALMRPGVVWFGEDLPRVARFRAEHAAETADLCLVVGTSGLVYPAAGLPGLARDHGARVVVVNPQPSALDQTADVVLPAAAGACLPLLWSSSGAEAEPD